AAAACCAGAATTTCACATTTTAGTATGCAACTCTTATCGGGTTGCCGGCGATGCACAAGGTTATTGCAACAAAAACGGGTCATCCGATTTAATTCAATATATAATGGAAGAATGTAACGACCGCGGCCTCGATGTTGCGGTTTCTTCCACCGCTTGTTTAAACGTTTGCTCGCAGGGGCCGGTAATGGTAATTCATCCCAATAACCTGTGGTACGGAGGTATTAATGAAGAAAAAATCGACGAAATATTAGATGCACTGGAAGAGGGGGAGGCCGTTGAGGAATATCTCATAAGCGATTAAGTTAAACTGTCAATCTCAATTGTTTTTCCCCTCTTATCCAAATTGTTTTCAGAGTGAGCTTTAAGCATAACAATGGAATTACAATGGATAATGCCGATAGTTGTTTAATTAGCAGCAACGAACGCAGTGAAATTGATGATAATAATAAACACTCATCGGTATAACCAGAACTAATCAAACTTCAACTTGTATAGTATTCCCGGCCTTTGCCGGGGGTGCTTCTATCGGATTGCTGACCAATAACAATTATATATTATGAAGGATGAGAAGTTCCCATATTTGATCGACACTACGCTGCGCGATGGAGAACAAGCGCCAGGAGTAGTTTTTTCGCTTGAAGAAAAACTCGATATTGCTCAAAAACTGGATGAAATAGGTGTGCCTGAACTTGAAATTGGTACTCCTGCCATGGGCAAGAAAGAGCAGAGCGATATTCATTGTTTGATCAACCAGGGATTTTCCTTCGACTCTACTTGCTGGTGCAGGGCAACTTTCAACGATTTGGAAGCTGCCTTGGCTACCGGTGCTAAGCGGGTTAACCTTTCATTTCCGGTGTCTGATATACAACTTGATACGCTTGGGAAATCGCGCAACTGGGTACGAAAAAACCTACCTGAAATTATGAATTTTGCCACTAACCATTTCGAGTTTGTGGCTGTTGGTGCGCAGGATGCCTCGCGGGCCGATTACGATTTCCTGAAAGAATACATCTATTTAACAACTTTATACGGAGCCAAACGTGTACGTATTGCCGACACTGTTGGAATACTGAACCCACTTTCGGTACAAAACCTGTTTACCCGCTTGGGTAGCGATTTTGCCGATGTAGATTTTGAATTTCACGGGCATAACGATTTGGGAATGGCCACTGCCAATCATGTTGTGGCATTGCAGTCGGGCGCACAAAGTGTAAGTCTCACGGTAAACGGTTTGGGCGAACGTGCCGGAAATGCCTGTTTAGAGGAAGTGGCTTTTGCGCTTAAATATTCCTGCGGCTACGATTTTAATTTTGAAGGCGAGAAAATGGTTCAGCTTTCGAAACTTGTGGAGCAGGCTTCCGAGCGAAAGTTGGCATTATCAAAACCGGTTTCGGGAGATCTCGTATTTTCGCACGAATCCGGAATTCACTGCCGCAGCTTAAAAGAGAATCCTCTGTCTTATCAACCTTTTAATCCAGCCGAAATTGGCCGACTGACAGCATTGGTTATCGGAAAACATTCGGGAATGGGCGCAGTTGACGAAATGCTGCAAAAACGAAATATTTTTCTGCCAAAAAACGAACTGGCTATTCTGGTGGCTAAAATTAAACAGTTGTCGTCTGAGTTAAAGCGCGACCTGCATTTCAACGAGGTTAAAAACCTGATTTCATCGAACATTTAATTCCGCGCATGAAGTTTAAGGGAATACTCATATTGCTGCTTTTTACAGGACTTGTAACTACGGCCGGAAAAACCGTTCAGGAAAAACCGTTCAGGCCAAGCATCATGCCTTATTTAAAGCTGCAGTTTTGGAATGTGGCCAGCCAGGGATTAACAAGCGCCGACGAAAAAGCTGCCAGTCGCTTCACATCGTATTTCAGGCGCGGACGTTTAGGCCTCAAAGGAAAGGTTTTGCCCGAGCTGTCGTACAACGCTATGGTGTCGTTCGATAACCTGGCAAAAGATGGATTTTCATCAACAAAAGGCTTAATGAATGCCGGAGCAGTTGCACTTTGGAGTGCATATTTTACTTACGATCTATCACCAAAAAATGATTGGCTAAATCTAACTGGTGGTTATTTTCTGCCACATTTAAGTCGCGAATCAACAACTGCTCCCTGGACTACCAGCTCGCTTGATAAAACAGAGAACTCGTGCTACCTGCGCCAGTTTGTTACCGGTAAAGCGAACGGAATATGTCCGGGAATAAATTTGGGTGGGTTAGGCGACTTGGGAAAACAAACGCTTATATATAATATAGCCATTATCAACCGGCAGGATGCAGTAAGCATAATGGAAAGAAACTGGTCGCCGGTTTTATTAGGGCATTTAATGCTCAATTTTGGGCACAAGGAATTTTCGAAATACAACTATTGCTTCTCCAACAACCTGCTGAAAAAACAAACCAGTGCAATTTTGGGGCTTGCGTTCTCTGCTCAGGGAAAAACCGATGCTTTTAAAAGTAATCAAACGATAAGTGCTGATGCAAGTATTTATCTCGGGCATTTTAAAATCGATGGAGAATACAGTTTTTTGATTCGGAAACATAACCTCGAATACAATGCGAATTGTTTTATGCTGCGAACCGGCTACAACATTTTCCTCAAAAGGAATTTGGTGTTTGAACCTACGGCAATGTTTGAAAAGTTTTCGGGCGATAAGAATTTTAACGATGTTTCCTTTTTTGATGGTTCAGATAAAAAGCTTGATGTTGGAGTGAACCTGATTTCGATGGCGAAAAAGATAAAAGTGAATCTTCACTATGTTCATCATGATGGGGAAGGGAAAAAGAACCGTTACATAAAAAATGAAACTTTCCCCGGCGACTATGTTGCGTTGGGATTATAATTAATAATATAAATAAGTTAGATAACTAAAATTTACAATTATGGCAAACTGGACAAAGTACTTTGATGAGGCCGATCGCTACACAAAAGCGGCAGAAGGTTCATTTAAAAAAGAGAAATTGGGAAGCCTGGTAGTATATAATGTACTAAGTATGGCAGTAGAGAATTATCTTACAGCTTTGTGTGTAAGTACTGGTGATATGCCCGAGCACTCGGGAATTACGGCCATGTTAAAACAAATTGGTAAGAAAATGGAGATTCCGGAAGAATTTCATGCGGAAGCACGTTTTATTAATCGTTTTATGAATTTTTGTTCTCTGGAAGTGCTGGAAACGAAGGAACCTACACACGAAGAGTTGGCCAG
Above is a genomic segment from uncultured Draconibacterium sp. containing:
- a CDS encoding (2Fe-2S) ferredoxin domain-containing protein, which codes for MKKPEFHILVCNSYRVAGDAQGYCNKNGSSDLIQYIMEECNDRGLDVAVSSTACLNVCSQGPVMVIHPNNLWYGGINEEKIDEILDALEEGEAVEEYLISD
- a CDS encoding porin encodes the protein MKFKGILILLLFTGLVTTAGKTVQEKPFRPSIMPYLKLQFWNVASQGLTSADEKAASRFTSYFRRGRLGLKGKVLPELSYNAMVSFDNLAKDGFSSTKGLMNAGAVALWSAYFTYDLSPKNDWLNLTGGYFLPHLSRESTTAPWTTSSLDKTENSCYLRQFVTGKANGICPGINLGGLGDLGKQTLIYNIAIINRQDAVSIMERNWSPVLLGHLMLNFGHKEFSKYNYCFSNNLLKKQTSAILGLAFSAQGKTDAFKSNQTISADASIYLGHFKIDGEYSFLIRKHNLEYNANCFMLRTGYNIFLKRNLVFEPTAMFEKFSGDKNFNDVSFFDGSDKKLDVGVNLISMAKKIKVNLHYVHHDGEGKKNRYIKNETFPGDYVALGL
- a CDS encoding HEPN domain-containing protein → MANWTKYFDEADRYTKAAEGSFKKEKLGSLVVYNVLSMAVENYLTALCVSTGDMPEHSGITAMLKQIGKKMEIPEEFHAEARFINRFMNFCSLEVLETKEPTHEELARMLGFTAALKEYCGAALSEEQSV